The following DNA comes from Corynebacterium lizhenjunii.
GGTGTGCAGCGATGAAAGAGGAATGGAAAAGCTCTACTTCTCCGGGAAACGCTGCGAGCAGCTCACGGAAGGTATCTTGCGCTCGCCTAATGGTGTTGCAAACTACTAACGCGGTCCCACCCGCAACCAGATGCCGACCTAACAGTTCAACTAATGCAGAAGAATCCTCAGCTAATAGCTCAACCTCTACCCGGATCTGCATGGGTCCCGGCGGTATTTCAAGTTCCTTAACGCCGCTTCTTTCGCCGACGGTAATCAGCGGATAAGCATCCGACTGCGGCTTCCACTGCTGCCCACCATGAGCCGCCCAATATGCGGCCATAAACTTTTGTTTCTTGTCTTCAGGCAAAGTGGCGGATAGTAGGATGACCGGAACTTGGTACATTCCCAGCCACTCCAGAGTCGTGGCCAAGTACTCGCTGGTAAAGGAGTCATACGCGTGGACCTCGTCAATAATTACCACTTTGCCAGCAAGCGCTAAGTGGCGCAGCATGCTATGTTTCGTCTGCAAGGCCAACATCAGCACCTGGTCAACCGTGGCCACCGAAAAGTTCGCCAAGAGCCCGGTTTTAGGCCCGGCAAACCACTCCATGGCTACGACTGTTCCTTCATCTCCATTAGCCTGGCCATCGCCGCCAATACCCACAAATTTAAACTCGCGGTAGCGCTCTACCAGATTGTTCTTCGAGTGTGCCAAATACACCGCGGCTTGACTTCCGCCCGGCACTACTCGTTTGGCCCAGTCAGTCACCCTAGAAAACAACGCGTTTGCGGTGGCCATGGTGGGCGCAGCAAAAATGACCCCGTGTGCCCCACCGCTGGCTGCACACTGGTGCGCCGCTGCCAGTGCGGCCTCCGTCTTTCCTTCTCCGGTGGGGGCTTCAATGACCAGCAACATCGGCCCTGCCTCTTCTTGGCAACTGGCCGAAAAGGCAGCCTGTTGGACTGCACGCGGCAACCGCCCGGGCGGCCAAGCGAAGGCCTGGTGGAAATACTCGGCGGCATCAGCAAGCAAAGTATGGCGGGCATCCCACGGGGAGGCCACCTGCCAACGTTCCAAACCTTGGGCCAAGCGCCCCTGCCCGCCAAAACCCGAGGCAGTCAGCGGGAAATACCTTATGTTGGAGGCAATCCAATCCGACATGATGACCATGCCCGTTATTAGCTGCACGGCGGGTATCGGCAACTTCTTGTGTAAACGCGGGAGCAGCTGCTCAAACTCGCTAAGTTCGGCTACATAGCCCAAAAGCTCCTTTTGCCCAGCAATCCATGCTGCAGGGTATTCACACAAAACGTCCTGCGCTTGCCCCCACCATTGGGCCCCAGCTGGAACCCCGTGATGGGCTTCCACTATTCGCGCGATGGACCTGGCCACACGAGGCTTAACCCCCTGAGCTTTGAGCCAATCAGCTACGATTACTGCCGATGCCAACGCATGCGGGAAGAACCCCGCCTGGCACTCCAGGGGTCCCTGTTCCAGCTGGTAACCGGCAGATTCAATGGAAGAGAGCAGCCAATCGTATTGCGGATCTCGGGAGAGTTTGCCCTGAAATCCCTTTGTTAGCTTTCCTAAATCATGCGCGCCCGAAACAAACCGCACCAGCCGCCTTACATCCCCCACCGCCAAACCTGTCAGCTCAGCCAGGCACCTCTTCGCCGACGGCGCAACAAACCTATCCCAGACATAGCAAGACACACCGTGAGCATCCTCCAGATGCTGCCGCACACTGAGATAACCAGAGCCATCACCCGACTTTGCCCAGGCCAGGTCCGCTAAGAGAGCACCCTTTCCAGAATTCATATCTTCACTATACGCCAAATCCGGGCCTCTTGTGTCTAATTAGTTCCTGTATTTAGAAATTTCCCTAGCTTCCACCCACACAATATGCTGAAACATGTTGCCCACAGCCCCCACGGGATGAGCCTTAATTCGACACTTGATATGAGGAGCACGCAACGTACTACCCGCGTAAGCGGGTTTCATTTTTTCGCAGGCCCAGCCCGGACTAGAGGCCTGCAGGCCCAGCCCGGGCTCGGGCCCTTGCGCGGCCTTTGCGCCGAACCACAGGCCTAGCCCAGGCTAAAGAATCGACTGCCCGGCGATTTGGTAGTCCTCGGCATCAGCCAGGGGCACCAACGTGCCATCGGACATTTCGCGGTCGGTCAGGATCCCATCGGGGTCGATGACGGCAATCTCCGCGCCCTCTTCCCGCAGGCGCCGCAGGCCCTCTTTCAGCAGGCGCCGGCCCACTTTGTGCAGCGTAGAGACCTGGGAAATATCCAGCGCCACTTGGGAGCGCTCCAGGTCGTACTCGCGCAGCTGGTGCAGCACGGCCTCAACGGCAGAGAAATTGATGTGGCCCTGCAGGTGAATCACGGCAACATCGTCGTTTTGCTCCACCTCGCGCACCGGGTTGATGCCCACGCGGTTTTCTGTGGACATCAAGTGCAATCCCATATCGGCAGACAATTGCTTGAACGCCTCCACGCCGCGAATACTATTGCCCTCGGCGTTGAGCCGCGGGGAGAACGTAGCCACGCCCAACTGCCCCGGCAGGGTGCCAATCAGACCGCCGGCCACGCCGGACTTCGCGGGAATACCTACCTCCGCAATCCAACGGCCCGCGCCGTCATACATGCCACAAGACGCCATCACCGCCAGGGTCAGGCGACACACATCGGCATCGAGAATCTTCTCCCCCGTGATCGGCTGGCGCCCACCATTGGCCAGCGTGGCCGCCATAACCGCCAGGTCCCGGGTATCCACGGCGATGGAGCACTGCTTGGTGTAGGACAAGACGGCATCGTGAGCATCGTCTTGAATAATGCCGTAGTTGCGCAGCATATGCGCCAAAGACAGGTTGCGCTCCGAGTGCTCCAGCTCCGAGTCGCACACATTGCGGTCAATCTCCAGCTCTCGCCCGGCCAGACGGGAAATATAGGAACGGATACACTCCACGCGATCCTCCACGGTAGAGTCCACGCCATTGATCAGCTGATTAACGGCAATGGCCCCCGCATTGATCATGGGATTGACCGGCCGGTGGTCGTTGCGGTTGAGCGAAAGCTCATTGAAGGCCTCCCCGGAAGGCTCCATTCCCACGATGTCGCGCACCGCATCCAAGCCCAGCTCCTGCAGCGCCAGGGCATAGACGAAAGGCTTGGAGATGGACTGCATGGTGTAGCGCTGTTGCGCATCACCCGCCGCATAAATGTGCCCCGTTGTCGAACACAGCGCAATACCCAAATAGTCCGGGTTGGCCTGCGCCAACTCTGGAATGTAGTCCGCCACTGCACCGTCTTTATTGCCGCGCACGGAGTCCAGAATCTTCTGCAAATAAAAAGGAATCGGAGATTTCACGCCCTATAGCGTATAAAACGCCACCGCTAGAGTTAGACAAGAGTTAGACTAGCCAGGCATGAAGACCGCTTTGCTCATCGTTGACGTCCAACCTGACTTCTGCCCCGGCGGTGCCCTGGCTACTGCCCGCGGCAATGAAGTCGCCGAAAAAATCGCCGCCATCCAGCCCGAATATGACACAGTGGTTACCACCCAGGACTGGCACATCGACCCCGCGGGCCATTTCTCCACCGAGCCCGACTTTGTCGATACTTGGCCCGTGCACTGTGTTGCCGGTACCCCCGGCGCCGCACTCCACCCAGCACTATTGCCTGCCGATGCCGCCTTCCGCAAAGGCGCCTACACCGCGGCCTACTCCGGCTTCGAAGGCACCCTGGCTGGCCCCGGCGATACTACAGGCCCGGACACAGGCGAAATCACAGGTGAGGACACCAGCAAAGGCCAAGGGTTGGAGGAATGGCTGCGGGAGGAGGGCATCGGCAGACTAGACATTTGCGGCATAGCCACCGACCATTGCGTGCGCGCCACTGCTGCCGATGCCCTGCGCGCCGGATTCAGCGTGCGCATACTGGCTGGGCTGTGCTCGCCCGTAGATGAACAACGCGCGAACGCCGCCCTGGAAGAACTTTCCCAAGACGGCGCCACTATTGTGTATTAACCGCGCTGTGCCAGCAGACGCTGCAGCTCCTTGAGGTCATTGCTGCGACGGCGCGAACGCACCACCCCGAGGGCAATCAGGCCCACCACGGCAGCAGCCACCCCGGCCAGAGCAATCTGCACATTCTGATCCTGGAGCTTTGTAGCAGCCTGCGCCTTGGCGTCGTTGACCAGGTTCTGCGGCTTGGAGCGGTTAGCCAACTCATCCAAAGTGCCTGCCAGCTGGCGGCGGGAGCGCTCAATGTCGCGCTGAATGTCTTCAATGTTGCGTGCCACGGGGGTTCTCCTTGTGGGGCGAGTCAAAAGCGTACAGAGTGTTCTATCCTTGACCACACTAGCGCACCCGGCGAAACGCCGCCGGAATTAGTCCGCGCAACCCCCGATATCCTATTGTTCGACCAGTTCCGTATTTCGCAGTTCCGTTTTTTGCAGGAGGATTCCACCATGCTGAGCAAATTGTCCACTTACTCCGCTTATGCTGTGGCGGGGTTGGTCCTGGTGGGCAGCGCTCTAACACCATTCGTGCTCCCGCTGCTAGCAAGTGCGGTAGTTCCTGGAGTTGAGCTCAACCACTCCCCGGACACCTTGTGGGGATGGTGCGCGCTACTCATAGGCGCAGCAGTCCTGGCGTGGCTAACTGAAATGGTCACGCGGTGGGTACGCCTGCAGACTTACGTCATTCCCGCCTGGCGGCCATATTCCACCCCACTAAGCGCGCTAGTCGAAGTAGTGCTCCTGACCGCTGTGTTCCGCATGTTTATTTCCTCGCTGCCTATCGCATTTTTGTGTGCAGTGCTGGGGGTGGTGGTGGCCGTGGCGCTAGAGCGGAAGTTTGATTATCAGGGCCCAGATATTGAGGCACTGGCAAGCCGCAGTGAAGAAGACCGGTGAACGGTGCCGTCTGCTGCCACCATGTACAGTGTAAGCATGACTGAGCAACGCGAACAGGTACGCTTGAGCCCCGGTGATAAGGCACCGGATTTTTCTTTGCCGGATGATGCTGGCAATACCGTCTCTCTGGCGAACTTTGCTGGCCAGCGGGTGCTGGTGTATTTCTATCCGCGCGCCAACACCCCTGGTTGCACTACAGAAGCCTGCGATTTCCGCGACTCGCTGGCCCAGCTCAACAGCGCAGACGTTGCGGTAGTAGGTATTAGCCCCGATAAGCCAGAGGCGCTGGCTAAGTTCCGCGCGGACCATGAACTGAATTTCCCGCTGCTGTCTGACCCGGACAAGCAGGTCCTGGCGGCTTATGGTGCGTTTGGGGAGAAAAAGAATTACGGCAAGGTTGTCCAGGGCGTTATTCGCTCCACATTCCTGATTGACGCCGATGGCGCCATTGAGGTAGCCAAGTACAACGTCAAGGCCACTGGCCACGTTGCCCGTATGCTCAAAGAGCTGTAGCCGCGCCACAGTTGTCCCATGAGCTCCCCCGCTGATAGTGAGATTCTGCACCCGCGCCGCCGGCCTGCCCAGGCCCGCAGCCGGGAGCGCTTCGAGCGCATCCTGTCTGCCGCCCGCGCGGTACTCATTGACGTGGGCTTTGAGTCCTTTACTTTCGATGAGGTTGCCCGCCGCGCGGAGGTGCCCATCGGCACGCTGTACCAGTTCTTTGCAAATAAATACGTGTTGATTTGCGAGCTCGACCGCCAGGACACGGCGGCTAACATCGCGGAGATTGAGCGCTTTTCCCAGCACGTCCCGGCGTTGCAGTGGCCAGACTTTTTGGATGAGTTCATTGACCACCTCGCCCGCATGTGGCAGATTGATCCTTCCCGCCGTGCGGTGTGGCATGCCGTGCAGTCCACCCCGGCTACGCGCGCGACGGCGGCTGATACCGAGCGCGCCATGCTGGAAATGCTGGCGGGCATGCTCGCCCCGCTGGCCCAGGGCATGGACTATGAGGATCGCATAGAAATGGCCGGTTTTTTGGTCCACACCGTGGTCTCTTTGCTGGGTTATGCCACGGAGGGTGATGCCGAGAACTTTGCCAAAGTCGTCGCCGAGGTCAAGCGCATGCTCATCGCCTACCTTTTTGCGGTGGCCACCAGCTAACAGCACCGTTGTCTGCGCAACCTAGCAGTGCAGCAGCACCGTGGCGGTGGCATAGTCCCCGTCGTGGCTGATGCTCAGCGCCGTGCTGTGCTTGCCGATACTCCCCCCTACCGCACGTTCTACCTCCCCGTGCAGCACCAGCGCCACCCGGCCCCAGGCATCGGCCTGAACTTCAATCTGTGCCCAGGGCACGGCATCGGGAGCAAGGACGGGAGGTCTACCGTAGAGGGCCTGGGACCAGGCTTTGATGAAGGCCTCCTTGGCTGCCCACCGGCCTGCGAGGTGCTCCGCGTAGCGGTGCGAGTCCAAGCCGGTGGCACGGCGCAGCTCCTGGGCAGAAAACACCTCCCGGAAGCTGGTGCCGGGGATGTCGAGCTGCTGGGCGAAAGTGGGGATGTGCACCAGGTCGGTGCCCACGAAGACGGTGGAATCCATAGTCCCTGCAGTCTAGCCGCAGGCAAGCAAACCCGCAGCCACGCAGACTCGCTCCGCGGCTGCTTAACGGCCTAACTCGTGGCGTAGGGCGTCGAGCTCCCCACCGCCGGCCATGAGTTGCGTCAGCTCCTCCAAGTCCACCTCAGCTGCGGACTTGTCCAAGACCGTACGGCCTAAGTTAAGGATGGCAAAGTGGTCGCCCACCAGGTAGGCGTGGTGCGGGTTGTGGGTAATGAAGACCACGCCCATGCCGCGCTCGCGGGCGGCATCAATAAAGCGCAGCACCATGCCGGACTGCTTCACGCCCAAGGCGGCGGTGGGCTCGTCGAGGACTAAGAAGCGCGCACCAAAGTAGATAGCCCGGGCGATGGCCACCACCTGGCGCTGGCCGCCGGAGAGGGAGGAGATCTCCACATCGACATCGTCAAGCTCAATGCCCATCTCTGCCAGCTGCACAGAGGTAATCTGGCGCATCTGGGCCTCCTGCAAGCGCCCAAACGTACCGGTGAGCTCCTGGCCCAGGAAGAAATTGCGCCACACGGACAGGCTGGGCACCAGGGCCAAGTCCTGGTAGACAGTGGCAATTCCCGCATCCAGGGCATCGCGCGGTGAGGCGAAGGACACCGGCTGTCCATCAACAAGAATCTGGCCCGCTGTGGGCCGGTTGAGCCCGGAGAGGATTTTAATCAGCGTGGATTTACCGGCGCCATTATCGCCCAGCACGCAGGTCACCGTCCCGGAAGTCAGCGTGAGGTTGATGTCTTGCAGCGCGGTGAAGTTGCCGAAGGTCTGCTGAATATCGCGCAGTTCAATTGTGCTCATGGGTGCGCCTCCTTATTTCTTTGCAGACAGTTTGGCAAAGGACATGTTGGTCATCACGGCAAAGAGCAGCATGGCGCCCAGGAAGAATTTGAACCAATCCGGGTTCCAGCCCGCGTACACAATTCCCTGGTTGGTCATGCCGAAAATCAGCGCGCCCACGGCGGTGCCCACCGCGGTGCCGCGCCCGCCGGTTAGCGCACAGCCGCCAATGACCGCAGCGATGATGTACAAGAACTCATTGCCTATGCCCTGCCCCGCCTGGATGGAGTCAAACGCGAACAAGGTGTGCATGCCCACGAACCACGCACTAAAACCGACCAGCATGAACAAGATGACCTTGACCCGGCGCACCGGCACGCCCACGGCTCGCGCAGCGTCCTGGTCACCACCCACGGCAAAGATCCAGTTGCCAAACTTGGTCTTAAACAGCAAAAACGTCGCTACCAGCACGAAGAAAACCCACCACAGCACCGTTGCCCGGATAGTCAGCCCGCCAATGTGAAACTTGCCCGCAAACACCAGCTTCGCGGAGGCATAGCCTTCCATGTTTGCAATCGAAGGCGTGGCCACCTGCCCGGTGACTAGCTTGGTTATGGCCAGGTTCAGCCCCTGGAGCATCAGAAATGCGGCCAGGGTGATCAAGAAGCTCGCAATGCGCGTGCGCACCACCAAGAACCCGTTGAGTGCCCCAATTCCCAGGGAGACCAGCAGCGCCAAGCCGGCGCCCACCCAGACGTTTAAGTGCAGATTGTAGCTGAGCATGGTAGAAACCAGCGCCGCGGATGTCACCGCCACGCCGGAGGAAAGGTCGAACTCGTCGCCAATCATCAACAAGCCCACCGCCAAGGCCACAATTCCTAGAGTCGAGCTAGCGTAGAGCACCGTTGAAAATGCCTCCAAGGAGCGAAACGCCGGGGCCACGGCCATGAACAACGCGAAGATAGCCAGCGCCCCCACGACGCTGGCTAGTTCCGGACGCCGAATAATCCGGGCGCCCAGGCTGCGTTGAGTAGTGCGCACAGAAGCGCCTTGACTCATCGCAGGCCCTCCTTAGCTGCCTCCGCCACTGCAGAGACGTTGTCCTTATCCACAAAGCTCGGGCCGGTGTAGACAGGGCGGCCACCACCAACGGTGGAGCCATTGCGGTGGGCAAGCCAGAGGGCATCGACAGCCATGTAGCCCTGCATGTATGGCTGCTGGTCCACGGCCCATGCCACGGTGCCATTTTCAATTGCGTCCACCAGCTCTGCATTCGTGTCGAAGGTAGCCACCTTCGCCTTGGAACCGGCGTCTGCAATAGCATCGACCGCACGCAACGCCACGGGGGCCTGCAGCGCCATCACCCAATCAATAGAGGAGTTCTGCGCCAGCTTCGCGTTCAGCGTCGCCTGGGCAGAGGTCAGATCCTGGCCGTTGACGTAGAGCAGCTCGACTTCCCCACCGGAGCCTTCCTTAACGCCCGCACAGCGGTCCTCTTGGGAGGAGTTGCCCTGCTCGTGGATAACGCACAGGGTGTGCTTGGCGCCGGCTTCCTTGAGCTTTGCGCCAGCCTGCGTGCCCGCCACGCGCTCTTCCTGGCCAAAGAACGCGGTCAGGCCGTATTCCTGGTAGGCGTCCATTCCTGCGTTGAGGCCCACGGTGGGAATGCCGGCATCGACAGCCTTCTGTGCCGTGGGCCCAATGGCCTTTGCGTTCGGCAGCGTTACCGCAATGCCATCCACCCCGGAGTCAATCGCGGACTGTACCAAGTTCGCCTGCTCCGGCGCTTGCGGGCTGGAGCTGTAGCGCAGCTCGATGTTGGACTTGCGGGCGGCGTCCTCGGCACCCTTTTGTACCAGATCCCAGTAGGTGTCCCCCGGCGCACCGTGGGAAATCAGCGAAACCACCAGGCGCTCAGTATCCACGCCACCGGCGGTGTTGCTTTCCCCTTCGCTGGTGGGTGCTCCCCCCGTTGACGAACATCCGGCCAGCAGGCCTAGGGCAGCGACGCCAGCGACCCCAAGAGTCGCCTTGAAGGCAGTTGTGAAATTCTTCATCACTGCATGGTGCCCCACGCCCCACTGCATTTCAACTGGCCTGACCAGCTACTTTATCGTTTCAGATTGTCTCAGCTGGCCTTTTCCTTTACCCCCATTACCCCCATGCTTGCCGATGCCCCCTCCCCTCACCCGGTCTGCCCCTACCGGTCTCACGCGCTGCCCCCACCGGTCTCACGCACCCAAGTCCCATCTGCCCGGGCTCACGCGCTGCCCCCACCGGTCTCACGCACCCAAGTCCCATCTGCCCCACGTGCTACCTGTATATGAAACTATCCCGCGATATATACAAGTAGCCACGAGCCCGATCCTCGACCTGGGAAAACGCAACCACCTGCGGGCCACCTGTATATGAAACTATCCCGCGATATATACAAGTAGACTGTGGTCCGATGTTCCCAGGGCGGCTCGCGTCATGAGGTGCACGGCTTGGTGGCGACAGACTCGCTCGGTCCGGCTCCCGACTCTCCGGTGTTTTCCGGAGACCGGTGGCTGCGGTAAGTCGTTCCCGACCATGTTGGCCGCAAATCTTGATGGCGGCGCAGGATTATCGGGAACGGGCCGCCCTTTGGGCTAGGTCAGCGAATTTAGCTCTCGCGGCGACGCAGCGTGAGCAGACCCGCGCCTGCCAGAATGAGCAGCAGTGCCATGACCAGTAGGCCCTTGACAGATGCGCCGGTATCTGCCAGCTTGTCACGCTTCTTGGACTTCGTGGACTTGGCTTTGGTGGACTTGGTGCTCTTTGCCTTGGTCTTAGAAGACTTGGACGTGGTCTTTGCGGCGCCGCCGCCACGTTTAACCAGCTCAGCAGAAGCGGTGGGGCGTGCCGAAGAAGTCCCCTTCACCGCGGAGGTCGGACGCGCGGAGGTTCTAGACGTTGCCGTTGTGGAAGCAGTAGTAGAGACCGCAGCAGGACCGCCCTTGGCGTAGAAGTCAGCGACTGGAACCAACGCCGGCAGCAACGGAAGCAGCCATGCCCAATCCGGGATGTTGGACAAATTCTCAGCGGTGGTAGTAGGTGCCACGGACTCGGTGGTGGTCGGCTCCGAGGATGCAGGCGTAGACGGCTCCGCGGACTCGGTGGTCGATGCCTCCGTGCTCAGCTGCGAAGTGGCTCGCGATTCCGTAGCTGCCGATTCAGTGCTTAACGCCTCAGTTGCGGTCGGTTCTGCATCTACAGGAGCGGATTGTGCAGTGGTCTGCTCTACAGACTTAGTAGATGCGGCGGGCTCGGAAGTAGCCGTGGCATCGGCGGAGGCGGTGGAGGTCGGCTGCGCAGATTCGGTAGCCGCTGCGGTAGAGGTCGGCTCCGTGGTCGCGGTGGCGGTAGCCTCTGCGGATGCGGCGGGCTCCGAAGTAGCCGTGGGCTCCGCAGTGGCGGAGGGCTGGGTGGTGGTCGGGCTGGCGGCCTTGATGTTCAGCTCGAGGTTCACAGTCGGGGTGAACGAGACCCTTTTACGCTCATCCTTGGACTCTGCACTAGGGGCAGCGGTGGGTGTGAACGCTACGCGAATCTCTACGGTGCCGGTGGGCACAGCCAAGTTCGCGGCAGCCTTGGTGAATACCACCTTGAGCTCGCCAGTGTTGCTGAGGGTGCCACAGCCCACCACGGCATCCTTGGAATCCTTAACCTCGAAGGGCTTAGCGTCTGCCTTCGAAGTATCGAAGACGTCCTGGGGAAGCTTAAGCTCGAAGAAAGAACCCTCAGCCAGGTGCTGGCCCTGGGCATCCCACTCCAGTTTGAGAGGGAAGGCCTCCCCGCCGGTGGTCACCGTGGGATTGTCCTTGCCGTCAATGGTGGCTTTCTTCAGAAGATCTTCCGCGCGCAGTTGCGAAGTTGCAGTGGGACACGTACTTTGCGCCGATGCCACAGGGCTGTGCCCATGTACCACCACTAGCGGAGTCACCGCCACAGCTGCGGCGACCACCAACGCGCAAGGCTTGAGGGAGCCTTGTGACTTCTTCAGCGGCTTCTTCTTCAGTGCCTTCTTCATCAGAGTGTCCTTAAAGTTGAGTGCACACGCAGCACGACTATTTCACAAATACACAGCATTCTACAACAGTTCTGCCAGCTTCCCCACCGCACCGGGGGCACCCAACAAGCCGCGAACGCGCAGGCATCCGGGCGAGGCACAGCCAGCACCAGGCGGGGCGCGCGCAACACCGAACGCCACACGCCAACCGGGCGGGGCGCGTCTGGCTGCGGACGCGCCAGTTTAGTCTGCCTGCAGGCGGCCATCACGCAGGCGAGCACTATCGCTTAGCAGCACCGCGGCCTCTACCTCCTTCGCTGCCGAACCGGTGGCGCCCAAGTTGCGATCCACCGGGCGCTCGTAGAGCGCTGCCCCGCCATGCATGGCAGCATCAATACGGCGCAGTCCCGCTGCCTCCCGTGCCTGGGACCGCTGGAGCCAGCTGCTAGCGGCGGCATCGGAAAGCTGTGCAGATACTGCAGCCAGGAAGGCACCCGGGTGGACCACAGCCACCAGGGCGGAAACGTGGCCAAAGCCCAAGGAGGTAACCAGGCCAGCCTTCGGGGCGTGGTCGCCGTCCCGCAGGTCCAAAGGCTGGCGCAACCAGGTCAGGTGCGGGTGCTGGCGCAGCACCGGGTCCACGCAGTCCAGGCTACGGTTGGGCGGAATGATGCCCTCGCGCAGCACCTGTGTCAGCCCCACCAGCTGGAAGGCCGCGGCGCCACCCTTGGCGTGGCCGGTGAGAGTCTTTTGCGAAATCACAAACAGCGGGTTGCCCGCGCTGCGCCCCAGGGCGGCAGCAATGCGCTCATGCAGATCCGACTCATTGGGATCGTTGGCATTGGTCGAGGTGTCATGCTTGGAGACAATCGCCACCTCATCCGGACTGACACCCAGGCGCGCCAAGCTAGCGGCCAACTGGGAGTGCACGCCACCGCGGGCAGCGGACAACGCGCCCAAGCCAGGGGCCGGGATGGAGGTATGCGCGCCATCAGCAAAGGACTCCGCAAAGCCCACCACACCCAGCACGGGCAGGCCCAGCTCGACGGCCAGGCTGCCGCGGGCCAGCAGCAAGGTACCGCCACCCTCGGACTCAATGAACCCGCCACGGCGGCGATCATTGGCCCGGGAGAAGTACTTATGCTCAATGCCCTTGGCTTCCATCTCCGCAGAATCAGCCGTGGCCGCCATATCGCCGAAGCCGGTGATGCCCTCAATAGACAGATCATCAATACCACCAGCAACGACAAAGTCCGCCTTGTGCAAGCGCAGCTTATCCATGGCTTCTTCCACAGACACCGCCGCGGTCGCACACGCTGCTACCGGGTGGACCATTTGGCCATAGCCACCCACATAGGACTGCATGACATGCGCAGCCACCACATTGGGCAGGGCCTCTTGCAAAATGTCATTCGGGCGCGCCTGGGCCAGCAGCTTATCCACATAGAGCGAACGAAGGGAGGCCATCCCGCC
Coding sequences within:
- the cas3 gene encoding CRISPR-associated helicase Cas3' — its product is MNSGKGALLADLAWAKSGDGSGYLSVRQHLEDAHGVSCYVWDRFVAPSAKRCLAELTGLAVGDVRRLVRFVSGAHDLGKLTKGFQGKLSRDPQYDWLLSSIESAGYQLEQGPLECQAGFFPHALASAVIVADWLKAQGVKPRVARSIARIVEAHHGVPAGAQWWGQAQDVLCEYPAAWIAGQKELLGYVAELSEFEQLLPRLHKKLPIPAVQLITGMVIMSDWIASNIRYFPLTASGFGGQGRLAQGLERWQVASPWDARHTLLADAAEYFHQAFAWPPGRLPRAVQQAAFSASCQEEAGPMLLVIEAPTGEGKTEAALAAAHQCAASGGAHGVIFAAPTMATANALFSRVTDWAKRVVPGGSQAAVYLAHSKNNLVERYREFKFVGIGGDGQANGDEGTVVAMEWFAGPKTGLLANFSVATVDQVLMLALQTKHSMLRHLALAGKVVIIDEVHAYDSFTSEYLATTLEWLGMYQVPVILLSATLPEDKKQKFMAAYWAAHGGQQWKPQSDAYPLITVGERSGVKELEIPPGPMQIRVEVELLAEDSSALVELLGRHLVAGGTALVVCNTIRRAQDTFRELLAAFPGEVELFHSSFIAAHRVAKEERMVEELGPQSLAQGTRPYRKIYVATQVVEQSLDIDVDLLVSDMAPIDSLIQRVGRLWRHTFSGPDRLGPEVPRLFIRGLLSWDGVPVFDGGAAAVYDPLVLLASTRVVLEEWIPKGFERPAAVAPLVRETYAAVERASVADAPPGWQTRWQEAVEESLRQRAVSRRRSETFRIPSPHVEDYGALFARFLDKKQTASQREEAAIAQVRDAEPSIEVIPIVSGEYGYALWGSDSAYIMEDETLSYPASLSFASATVRLPARMTRFASTFDAVVTQLESETPVGWQFSPLLRQSLALRLDEDSTAVLAGFRVTYSAELGLEVEKAHD
- a CDS encoding glutaminase yields the protein MKSPIPFYLQKILDSVRGNKDGAVADYIPELAQANPDYLGIALCSTTGHIYAAGDAQQRYTMQSISKPFVYALALQELGLDAVRDIVGMEPSGEAFNELSLNRNDHRPVNPMINAGAIAVNQLINGVDSTVEDRVECIRSYISRLAGRELEIDRNVCDSELEHSERNLSLAHMLRNYGIIQDDAHDAVLSYTKQCSIAVDTRDLAVMAATLANGGRQPITGEKILDADVCRLTLAVMASCGMYDGAGRWIAEVGIPAKSGVAGGLIGTLPGQLGVATFSPRLNAEGNSIRGVEAFKQLSADMGLHLMSTENRVGINPVREVEQNDDVAVIHLQGHINFSAVEAVLHQLREYDLERSQVALDISQVSTLHKVGRRLLKEGLRRLREEGAEIAVIDPDGILTDREMSDGTLVPLADAEDYQIAGQSIL
- a CDS encoding isochorismatase family protein, whose amino-acid sequence is MKTALLIVDVQPDFCPGGALATARGNEVAEKIAAIQPEYDTVVTTQDWHIDPAGHFSTEPDFVDTWPVHCVAGTPGAALHPALLPADAAFRKGAYTAAYSGFEGTLAGPGDTTGPDTGEITGEDTSKGQGLEEWLREEGIGRLDICGIATDHCVRATAADALRAGFSVRILAGLCSPVDEQRANAALEELSQDGATIVY
- a CDS encoding DUF3618 domain-containing protein, with amino-acid sequence MARNIEDIQRDIERSRRQLAGTLDELANRSKPQNLVNDAKAQAATKLQDQNVQIALAGVAAAVVGLIALGVVRSRRRSNDLKELQRLLAQRG
- the bcp gene encoding thioredoxin-dependent thiol peroxidase, giving the protein MTEQREQVRLSPGDKAPDFSLPDDAGNTVSLANFAGQRVLVYFYPRANTPGCTTEACDFRDSLAQLNSADVAVVGISPDKPEALAKFRADHELNFPLLSDPDKQVLAAYGAFGEKKNYGKVVQGVIRSTFLIDADGAIEVAKYNVKATGHVARMLKEL
- a CDS encoding TetR family transcriptional regulator, with the translated sequence MSSPADSEILHPRRRPAQARSRERFERILSAARAVLIDVGFESFTFDEVARRAEVPIGTLYQFFANKYVLICELDRQDTAANIAEIERFSQHVPALQWPDFLDEFIDHLARMWQIDPSRRAVWHAVQSTPATRATAADTERAMLEMLAGMLAPLAQGMDYEDRIEMAGFLVHTVVSLLGYATEGDAENFAKVVAEVKRMLIAYLFAVATS
- a CDS encoding holo-ACP synthase — its product is MDSTVFVGTDLVHIPTFAQQLDIPGTSFREVFSAQELRRATGLDSHRYAEHLAGRWAAKEAFIKAWSQALYGRPPVLAPDAVPWAQIEVQADAWGRVALVLHGEVERAVGGSIGKHSTALSISHDGDYATATVLLHC
- a CDS encoding ATP-binding cassette domain-containing protein, with the protein product MSTIELRDIQQTFGNFTALQDINLTLTSGTVTCVLGDNGAGKSTLIKILSGLNRPTAGQILVDGQPVSFASPRDALDAGIATVYQDLALVPSLSVWRNFFLGQELTGTFGRLQEAQMRQITSVQLAEMGIELDDVDVEISSLSGGQRQVVAIARAIYFGARFLVLDEPTAALGVKQSGMVLRFIDAARERGMGVVFITHNPHHAYLVGDHFAILNLGRTVLDKSAAEVDLEELTQLMAGGGELDALRHELGR